A single genomic interval of Helianthus annuus cultivar XRQ/B chromosome 6, HanXRQr2.0-SUNRISE, whole genome shotgun sequence harbors:
- the LOC110865140 gene encoding berberine bridge enzyme-like 8 has protein sequence MKISHLVFLFVLTLCFFVSWGATSPFDVDDSVDLISCLKYKTNNVTFISQLVFTPLNSSFQSVWEARVNNFRFIKPSTPKPSVIVTPIDETQIQTTLLCTKRHGYEIRIRSGGHDFEGVSSTAVVPFVMLDLFNMNSIDVDVGNKTAWVQAGARLGQVYYSISQKTNTLYFPAGVCPSVGVGGYMGGGGYGNLVRKYGTAADHVLDVRFMDVRGNILDRKSMGEDLFWALRGGGASSFGIVLAWKLGLVPVPEIVTVFSVNVTLEEDGTDIFYKYQYVAPRMDRDLLIRVRMSSEFIGNTTKKTIRMSFEGLYLGKIDTLLTLLDKRFPELKVKQENCEEMSMVQSSLVLALQGFTTSTPTEAIANISAIRRELSNAKIKLDYVRTPIPKSGLRKIWRKMFANDRSETLIMYTFGGKMEEYSDTAIPYPHRAGVLYQLYKGVSFVDQTSDTTPTSLRRIEWLRSFDTFLEPYVSKNPREAYYNYIDLDLGIGSDTYEEASVWGERYWKRENFKKLIRIKAEVDPENFFRHPQSIPVFDYALVSSS, from the coding sequence ATGAAAATATCACACCTTGTGTTCCTCTTTGTTCTAACTCTTTGTTTCTTTGTTTCATGGGGAGCCACATCCCCCTTCGATGTTGATGATTCAGTAGATTTAATAAGTTGCCTCAAATATAAAACCAACAATGTCACCTTCATCTCTCAACTCGTTTTCACCCCCCTCAATTCTTCTTTCCAGTCCGTTTGGGAAGCTAGAGTCAACAATTTTAGGTTCATTAAACCCTCCACCCCTAAACCATCCGTCATCGTAACTCCCATCGATGAAACACAGATCCAAACCACTCTTTTATGCACCAAGAGACACGGATATGAGATCAGGATCAGGTCAGGAGGACATGACTTCGAAGGCGTCTCGTCTACTGCTGTAGTTCCATTTGTCATGCTTGATCTTTTCAACATGAATTCTATAGATGTGGATGTTGGAAACAAGACTGCATGGGTCCAGGCTGGTGCACGGCTTGGTCAAGTCTACTACAGTATTTCTCAAAAGACCAACACCTTGTACTTCCCCGCTGGTGTCTGCCCCTCGGTGGGTGTGGGCGGGTACATGGGCGGCGGTGGGTATGGAAACCTGGTGAGGAAATATGGGACTGCTGCTGATCATGTTTTGGATGTTCGGTTCATGGATGTCCGTGGAAATATTTTGGACAGGAAGTCGATGGGCGAAGATTTGTTTTGGGCGCTTCGTGGTGGTGGTGCTTCCAGCTTTGGAATAGTTCTTGCATGGAAGCTGGGGTTGGTGCCAGTGCCAGAGATCGTGACTGTTTTCTCGGTGAATGTAACACTTGAAGAAGATGGGACAGATATTTTCTATAAATATCAATATGTAGCACCAAGAATGGATCGAGATTTGCTTATAAGAGTTCGGATGTCAAGTGAATTTATAGGCAACACCACAAAGAAAACGATACGAATGTCGTTTGAAGGACTTTATCTTGGCAAAATCGACACATTGCTTACATTGCTAGACAAACGCTTCCCTGAGCTCAAGGTGAAGCAAGAGAATTGCGAAGAAATGAGCATGGTCCAGTCAAGCCTTGTATTAGCACTTCAGGGATTCACAACCTCGACCCCAACCGAAGCTATAGCGAACATATCTGCCATCCGGAGGGAGCTGTCGAACGCCAAAATTAAACTAGACTATGTCAGGACTCCTATCCCTAAAAGTGGGCtaagaaagatctggagaaagaTGTTTGCAAACGACCGGTCAGAGACGTTGATCATGTACACTTTTGGAGGGAAGATGGAGGAGTACTCGGATACAGCAATTCCCTATCCTCATAGAGCTGGGGTTTTGTATCAGTTGTATAAGGGTGTGAGTTTTGTTGATCAAACTTCAGACACGACCCCAACATCACTCAGACGGATAGAGTGGCTGCGAAGTTTTGATACGTTCTTGGAGCCATACGTATCAAAGAACCCAAGGGAGGCGTATTATAACTACATTGATCTTGATTTGGGTATTGGAAGTGACACTTATGAGGAAGCAAGCGTTTGGGGTGAAAGGTATTGGAAGagagaaaattttaaaaagttgATTCGAATCAAGGCCGAAGTGGATCCAGAGAATTTCTTTAGGCACCCACAAAGTATACCAGTTTTTGACTATGCACTTGTTTCGAGTAGTTGA